The following proteins are co-located in the Palaemon carinicauda isolate YSFRI2023 chromosome 3, ASM3689809v2, whole genome shotgun sequence genome:
- the LOC137631947 gene encoding uncharacterized protein encodes MRERYAHLLGRKCPLQMLEHSSSSPSSGSRKVRVRIPSFLLLLLLLAVAIQKSELEFFFFFSSSSCGSGSTEVGVRIRSSSSSSSYSSSGSGNTQVRVRIPSSSSSSSSSSSGSGSTEVRVRIPSSSSSSSSSSGSGSTEVRVRIPSSSSSSSSSSGSREVRVRIPSSSSSSSSSSSSSSSRSGQYRSQS; translated from the coding sequence ATGAGGGAGCGTTATGCTCACCTGCTGGGAAGAAAATGCCCTTTGCAAATGTTGgagcattcttcttcttctcctagcaGTGGCAGTAGAAAAGTGAGAGTCAGAattccttcttttcttcttctccttcttcttctagcAGTGGCAATACAGAAGTCAGagttagaattcttcttcttcttctcttcttcttcctgtgGCAGTGGCAGTACAGAAGTCGGAGTCAGaattcgttcttcttcttcttcttcttcttattcttcttctggcAGTGGCAATACACAAGTCAGAGTCagaattccttcttcttcttcttcttcttcatcttcttcttctggcaGTGGCAGTACAGAAGTCAGAGTCagaattccttcttcttcttcttcttcttcttcttcttctggcagtgGCAGTACAGAAGTCAGAGTTagaattccttcttcttcttcttcttcttcttctagcagTGGCAGTAGAGAAGTGAGAGTCagaattccttcttcttcttcttcttcttcttcttcttcttcttcttcttcttctcgcagTGGGCAATACAGAAGTCAGAGTTag